One part of the [Synechococcus] sp. NIES-970 genome encodes these proteins:
- a CDS encoding SAM-dependent methyltransferase has product MKLYNHFILPHLLDYVMHRQAIAQQRQILLEVAQGNVLEIGFGTGANLPHYTPKVRTLQVVEPERMLRQRVDRRIRQSGLQVNWHHLRGEALPFESEVFDTVVSTFTLCSVQNPAQVLHEIRRVLRKDGYFLTLEHGLSPDPAIAQWQHRLNGVMNCCAGGCNLNRPMSLLLKAAGFRTQAINEFYLPTLPRIGGYLTIATLQP; this is encoded by the coding sequence ATGAAACTTTATAACCATTTCATCTTGCCTCACCTTTTAGACTACGTAATGCACCGCCAGGCGATCGCCCAACAGCGACAAATACTCCTTGAAGTGGCCCAGGGCAACGTGCTTGAAATTGGTTTTGGTACGGGGGCAAATCTTCCCCACTACACCCCGAAAGTACGGACATTACAAGTGGTAGAACCAGAACGGATGTTGCGGCAGCGGGTCGATCGCCGAATTCGCCAGAGTGGTCTCCAGGTCAATTGGCATCACCTGCGCGGGGAAGCTCTTCCCTTTGAATCAGAGGTCTTTGATACGGTGGTAAGCACGTTTACCCTTTGTTCGGTACAGAATCCGGCCCAGGTTTTGCACGAAATTCGCCGTGTCTTAAGGAAGGATGGTTATTTTCTGACCCTCGAACATGGCTTGAGCCCTGACCCGGCGATCGCCCAATGGCAGCATCGTCTGAACGGTGTGATGAACTGTTGTGCCGGGGGCTGCAACCTCAACCGTCCGATGAGCTTACTCCTCAAGGCAGCAGGTTTTCGGACCCAAGCCATTAATGAATTTTATCTCCCTACCCTGCCCCGCATTGGCGGCTATCTGACGATCGCAACCCTGCAACCTTAA
- a CDS encoding hypothetical protein (conserved hypothetical protein): MDALIKTLIQAGLLSETQAQVVRYDAELHPDMSLGEILALRGWATEETIDFFELLWEMRYQQPDRKNIGQYLLEAHLITQEQLDDILVSQQQDTWGKSLRFGEIAVLKGYVKQPTIRFFVEHLFPDQLHKTNKNPFARISLSDRPSQSRKTTLSQGPTETETPTPVPHGQAPQRSPHPLVAKFTAPRQAKSVSTPKKPDYEPEEAFATSFDLLNAEDFDPGQLR; this comes from the coding sequence ATGGATGCTCTCATTAAAACTCTCATTCAAGCTGGGCTACTCAGTGAAACCCAGGCCCAAGTGGTGCGATATGATGCGGAGTTACATCCAGATATGTCCCTCGGCGAGATTTTAGCGCTCCGGGGTTGGGCCACCGAAGAAACCATCGACTTTTTTGAGCTCCTCTGGGAAATGCGCTATCAGCAGCCAGACCGCAAAAATATTGGGCAATATTTACTAGAAGCCCACCTCATCACCCAAGAACAACTAGATGATATTTTGGTTTCCCAACAGCAAGATACTTGGGGGAAAAGCCTCCGATTTGGAGAAATTGCCGTTTTAAAGGGCTATGTAAAGCAGCCGACAATTCGCTTTTTTGTGGAACATCTTTTTCCTGATCAGCTCCATAAAACCAATAAAAATCCTTTTGCCCGTATTTCCTTGAGCGATCGCCCAAGCCAATCCCGGAAGACAACCCTATCCCAGGGGCCCACCGAAACAGAAACCCCAACACCAGTGCCCCATGGCCAAGCTCCGCAGCGATCGCCCCATCCACTGGTCGCCAAATTCACCGCCCCACGGCAGGCCAAATCTGTCTCCACGCCTAAAAAACCAGACTATGAGCCCGAAGAAGCCTTTGCCACAAGCTTTGATCTGCTCAATGCTGAAGATTTTGACCCAGGCCAGCTCCGTTAA
- a CDS encoding TPR domain containing protein encodes MRKGLLRWTQKIAASRKRFAQIHGLQLQSFPPRFPMKKLLLAAGCLSTLAIAAPVRAENLTHLSQLLSSRQCQNCQLNRSGLANARLDGADLRGADLRQANLSRADLSLADLRGANLSGASLVGANLAGANLEGATLDGADLREAYLAGANFTNTSLRTFYIARAIGLLEAPVSAEQFYQWGYVEGESKNHRMAIAYYDAAANREPENGAIYLSRAISHYQLRDFGAAQQDATFAQNLFTRQGSAVGIDASQKLLDEIDLALNPRQNSGNTVGNIFSAISSLLLRFFF; translated from the coding sequence ATGAGAAAGGGACTGCTACGATGGACGCAGAAAATCGCTGCTAGCCGGAAACGTTTTGCCCAGATCCACGGTCTACAGCTCCAGTCATTTCCCCCCAGGTTTCCGATGAAAAAGCTGCTCCTTGCCGCCGGTTGTTTATCTACCTTGGCGATCGCCGCCCCCGTCCGTGCCGAAAATTTAACCCACCTGAGCCAACTGCTTTCAAGTCGTCAGTGCCAAAATTGTCAATTGAACCGCAGTGGCCTAGCCAATGCTCGCCTGGATGGGGCGGATCTGCGGGGGGCGGACCTGCGCCAAGCTAACCTCAGTCGGGCTGACCTCAGTCTCGCGGACCTGCGGGGGGCAAATTTATCTGGGGCTTCTTTGGTGGGAGCCAATCTAGCCGGGGCGAACCTTGAAGGGGCAACCTTGGATGGGGCCGACCTCCGGGAAGCTTACCTGGCTGGGGCAAACTTTACCAATACGTCCCTCCGCACCTTTTATATTGCCCGGGCGATCGGTTTACTGGAAGCGCCCGTTTCCGCCGAGCAATTTTACCAATGGGGCTATGTGGAAGGGGAAAGCAAAAATCACCGTATGGCGATCGCCTACTATGATGCCGCCGCGAACCGCGAACCCGAAAACGGTGCGATTTATCTATCCCGGGCGATTTCCCATTACCAGCTACGGGATTTTGGGGCAGCGCAACAGGATGCAACTTTTGCCCAAAACCTCTTTACTCGCCAAGGCTCCGCCGTCGGCATCGACGCCAGTCAGAAGCTCCTTGATGAAATTGACTTGGCCCTCAATCCCCGCCAAAATTCCGGCAACACCGTTGGCAATATCTTTAGTGCAATCAGTTCGTTGCTTTTGCGCTTTTTCTTTTAG
- a CDS encoding hypothetical protein (RecF/RecN/SMC N terminal domain protein) yields MTPLKLKLQNFLSYRDAVLDFTGFHTACICGPNGAGKSSLLEAITWALWGKSRTSSADDVIHGGETEVRVDFELMSRGQVYKIIRLRSRGRAASLQFQVRSPKGDFTTITGKGMRDTQDLIDQELKLDYDTFINSAYLRQGHADEFMVAKPADRKKILGDLLKLDQYETLAQLAKEKAKELKLKADLREESLAPQAEKLQEKPVLAAELADLEQAIGERKQRQSQLQEQLQRCQAIAQQRQLLTTQLETLQQQVDRRRQEQQRQHNQIQQLQGNLDQAIACLAQGETIEAEYTRWQALQQQEEQLNQTSQQYQDLQQEIQALQQEIQAEEKAQSLEIQQLELQLQDLTRQEQTLQQAIAATPDVSQALQDLQRARDSISHLEALQQQAQPLLQQRQQLENQIAQATTAIHLKLEAQQRERDNLAAKISQIPQQRAQLRQVNQTMVELHRQKSHLEQLQQQQIAQSTQQLRLQDAQRNCHKQLQELQQKLALLQQPGASCPLCEQALDHDHHHNVVTKTEAQYNETERDIQQLQQQLQTCAQRLADYDQELATLDGIRTAYEEQDQQLIRIEQAIETNQALEKQFKQLEQDLENLRRSLHLEAYAEDLRQELTEVQQALSALNYDETQLAIARETEKQCRAAELTQAKLAQTEQQLAAVQGEIPRIKRQLAQQRQNFADYQQRSPQQKQLEQCHNQLQALNYDRNAHQRLRQDLNEAHVWQRRKLELDQAQHQRITLETQLQELTQSQAIAQMEIQQLTQQMAAIQESLTQTSPDRGEIQQLESQLQTWRQALEIDIARRGQLQQSLANLEALAIAQEHSKAELKELRHQHRIHHELSQAFGKNGIQALMIENALPQLEAETNQILGRLTDHQFHVQFFTQKAKKGSKKGTAQMIDTLDILIADARGTRAYETYSGGEAFRINFSIRLALAKLLAYRSGATLQMLVIDEGFGTQDAEGCSRLIGAINAIADDFACILAVTHIPQFKEAFQSRIEVYKDQQGSQLQVNN; encoded by the coding sequence ATGACCCCCCTCAAACTCAAGCTCCAAAATTTTCTCAGCTACCGTGATGCGGTCTTAGACTTTACTGGGTTCCACACAGCCTGTATCTGCGGCCCAAATGGGGCGGGCAAATCTTCTCTCCTGGAGGCGATCACCTGGGCGCTCTGGGGTAAAAGCCGCACGAGCAGCGCCGATGATGTCATCCATGGTGGCGAGACTGAGGTCCGGGTTGATTTTGAATTGATGAGTCGCGGTCAAGTCTACAAAATTATCCGCCTGCGATCGCGGGGACGGGCCGCCTCTTTGCAATTCCAAGTGCGATCGCCCAAGGGGGATTTCACCACGATCACCGGGAAAGGAATGCGAGATACCCAAGATCTCATTGACCAGGAACTGAAGCTTGATTACGACACATTTATTAATTCGGCCTATCTACGCCAGGGCCACGCCGACGAATTCATGGTGGCCAAACCCGCCGACCGGAAAAAAATTCTGGGGGACCTGCTCAAACTCGACCAGTATGAAACCCTTGCCCAACTCGCCAAAGAAAAAGCGAAGGAATTAAAACTGAAGGCCGACCTCCGCGAAGAAAGTCTTGCGCCCCAGGCGGAAAAGCTCCAGGAAAAACCAGTCCTCGCCGCAGAATTAGCCGATTTAGAACAGGCCATTGGGGAGCGAAAACAACGGCAAAGTCAGCTCCAGGAGCAGTTGCAACGGTGCCAGGCGATCGCCCAACAACGCCAACTCCTCACAACCCAATTAGAAACTCTCCAGCAGCAGGTAGACCGCCGCCGCCAGGAACAACAACGCCAACACAACCAAATCCAGCAACTCCAGGGGAATTTGGACCAGGCGATCGCCTGCCTCGCTCAAGGGGAAACCATCGAGGCGGAATATACCCGCTGGCAAGCCCTCCAACAGCAGGAGGAGCAACTGAACCAAACCTCCCAACAGTACCAAGACCTGCAACAGGAAATTCAAGCCCTGCAACAGGAGATTCAAGCCGAAGAAAAGGCCCAAAGCCTCGAAATTCAACAGCTTGAACTCCAGCTCCAGGATTTAACCCGCCAGGAACAGACTCTCCAGCAGGCGATCGCCGCTACCCCAGATGTGAGCCAAGCTCTACAAGATTTACAGAGGGCCCGAGACTCCATCAGCCACCTGGAAGCCTTACAACAGCAGGCCCAACCCCTCCTCCAACAACGACAGCAGCTTGAAAATCAGATTGCCCAGGCGACCACCGCCATTCACCTTAAACTCGAAGCCCAGCAACGGGAACGGGATAACCTGGCGGCTAAAATTAGCCAAATTCCCCAGCAACGGGCACAACTACGGCAGGTTAACCAAACCATGGTGGAACTCCATCGCCAGAAAAGCCATTTAGAGCAGCTCCAGCAACAGCAGATCGCCCAGTCCACCCAGCAACTGCGCCTCCAGGACGCCCAGCGCAATTGCCACAAACAACTCCAGGAGTTGCAGCAAAAACTGGCGCTGTTGCAGCAACCGGGGGCCAGTTGTCCCCTCTGTGAACAGGCCCTCGACCACGACCACCACCACAATGTCGTCACCAAAACTGAAGCCCAGTACAACGAGACGGAGCGAGACATCCAGCAGCTACAGCAGCAACTGCAAACCTGCGCCCAGCGCCTTGCTGACTATGATCAAGAATTAGCTACCCTAGATGGCATTCGCACTGCCTATGAAGAGCAAGATCAGCAATTAATTCGCATCGAACAGGCCATCGAAACCAATCAAGCTTTAGAAAAACAGTTTAAACAGCTCGAACAGGATTTAGAAAATCTGCGGCGATCGCTCCACCTCGAAGCCTATGCCGAGGATCTACGCCAAGAATTAACGGAGGTACAGCAAGCCCTAAGCGCCCTGAACTACGACGAAACCCAATTGGCGATCGCCCGAGAAACCGAAAAACAATGCCGCGCCGCTGAACTAACCCAGGCGAAACTCGCCCAAACCGAGCAGCAGCTCGCCGCCGTGCAGGGGGAAATACCCCGCATCAAGCGTCAACTGGCACAACAGCGCCAAAACTTCGCTGACTACCAGCAGCGATCGCCCCAACAGAAACAGCTCGAACAATGTCACAATCAGCTCCAGGCCCTCAATTATGACCGCAATGCCCACCAGCGACTCCGGCAAGATTTAAACGAGGCCCACGTCTGGCAGCGACGTAAACTCGAACTGGATCAGGCCCAGCACCAACGCATCACCCTCGAAACCCAGCTCCAGGAATTGACCCAAAGTCAGGCGATCGCCCAAATGGAGATCCAGCAGCTCACCCAGCAAATGGCCGCTATCCAAGAAAGCCTGACCCAAACCAGCCCTGACCGAGGGGAGATACAGCAGCTCGAAAGCCAACTCCAAACCTGGCGCCAAGCCCTCGAAATTGACATTGCCCGGCGCGGCCAACTGCAACAGTCTTTAGCAAATCTAGAGGCCCTGGCGATCGCCCAAGAGCACAGTAAAGCTGAGCTAAAGGAACTCCGCCACCAGCACCGGATCCACCATGAACTGAGCCAAGCCTTTGGGAAAAATGGTATCCAGGCCTTGATGATTGAAAATGCCCTGCCCCAACTGGAAGCAGAAACCAATCAAATCCTCGGCCGCCTTACAGATCACCAATTTCACGTGCAGTTTTTCACCCAAAAGGCAAAGAAAGGTTCGAAAAAAGGAACTGCCCAGATGATTGATACCCTAGATATCCTCATTGCCGACGCCCGGGGAACGCGGGCCTACGAAACTTATTCTGGTGGGGAAGCCTTTCGGATTAATTTTTCGATCCGCCTAGCCCTCGCCAAACTCTTGGCTTACCGATCCGGAGCCACCCTCCAGATGTTGGTGATCGACGAGGGCTTTGGTACCCAGGATGCCGAGGGCTGCAGCCGTCTGATCGGAGCAATCAATGCGATCGCCGATGATTTTGCCTGCATTTTGGCCGTGACCCACATTCCCCAGTTCAAAGAAGCCTTCCAGAGCCGCATCGAAGTTTATAAAGATCAACAAGGTTCCCAGCTCCAAGTGAACAACTAG
- a CDS encoding AcrB/AcrD/AcrF family protein: MFAPGMSFHLSAWSIKNPVPTLMAFLIMTVVGVYSFLTLGIDDTPNIDIGAVSINITQPGAAPEEIETEITKKVEDAVASLADLDQITSTVTDGNSQTVVTFEIGADTDQAANDVRNAISQIRSSLPQDITEPIVQKLDFAGGAVMIYAVSSDQRTVEELSDLIDRNIGRELTNVDGVAEIQRLGGVDREIRVDLDPNLLQSLGITATEVNDQIAQFNINRPGGRLEFGGSEQNVRTLGSAASIQELQQYPILLPNGDRVALENLGRVEDSFREPRVSAALDNQPVVAFSVLRSPGSTVVGVDRGIRQAIADLQRTLPEDLRFDLILTRATEIQASYDGTISALWAGCILTVITVGFFLKDWRATVITAAALPLSIVPTFFVMRALDYTLNGMTLLALALAIGNLVDDAICVIENIDQHLQMGKKPFQAAVDGAMEIGLAVVATTATIVAVFLPVAFMGGVPGQFFQPFGVTVAVSTMFSTLVATTMTPMLSAYLLKSKLGAFEGQSQPGLYRKALGWALKHRLTTLLVALAFFIGSLQLLPFIPTGLFAAADSGISTLVFDLPPGATLADSEQIMAQVSDRLRANPAVSSVLATADTVNSGTIYVNLVPMEERISQAEFEQTMRSELQQIPGARISFQSAGGTGSSKDLSIVLKGEDAPLLLETANILEQQMASIGGLVDIASSASLVKPELIIQPDPQRAADLGVSVAAISRTASLALIGDNDLNLPKFNLSDRQIPIRVQLDPNQRGNIETLKNLQVPSNTGALVPLAAVAELKLGSGSAQIDRFNRFRQVEVGANLEGVSLGDAFAQVNALPVMNPLPAGITIEPSGDAEIMRDIFSRFLTALGAAVLCIYAILVLLYNNFLYPFGILTALPLSIGGALLGLMITQKELGLFALIGIVLLMGLVTKNAILLVDFTLSGMQEGKALKQSLIDAGISRLRPIFMTSLSTIAGMLPIALELGADGATRSPMAIAVIGGFSTSTILTLIVVPVIFTYIYRLGRWLVKPFQNAQSVTP; encoded by the coding sequence ATGTTTGCCCCTGGTATGTCTTTCCATCTTTCCGCCTGGTCCATCAAGAATCCAGTGCCAACCCTCATGGCCTTTTTGATCATGACCGTTGTGGGGGTCTATTCTTTCCTGACCCTTGGCATTGATGATACGCCGAACATCGACATTGGGGCCGTTTCGATCAATATCACTCAGCCGGGGGCAGCCCCTGAGGAAATTGAGACGGAAATCACCAAAAAAGTGGAAGATGCCGTTGCCAGTCTCGCTGATCTCGACCAAATTACGTCCACGGTCACCGATGGAAACTCGCAAACAGTCGTGACCTTTGAAATTGGGGCAGACACGGACCAGGCGGCCAATGACGTGCGCAATGCGATTTCCCAGATTCGCTCTTCTCTCCCCCAAGACATTACCGAACCCATTGTTCAGAAGCTCGATTTTGCGGGCGGAGCGGTGATGATCTATGCCGTCTCTTCAGACCAGCGCACCGTTGAGGAACTCAGCGATCTCATTGACCGAAATATTGGCCGCGAACTAACTAATGTTGACGGCGTGGCAGAAATTCAACGGCTGGGGGGGGTTGACCGAGAAATTCGCGTGGATCTAGATCCGAATTTATTACAGAGTTTGGGCATTACCGCCACTGAGGTCAATGATCAAATTGCCCAGTTCAATATTAATCGCCCTGGGGGTCGCCTTGAATTTGGGGGCAGTGAGCAGAATGTACGTACCCTCGGTAGTGCAGCTTCGATCCAAGAACTCCAGCAATATCCGATCTTGCTCCCCAATGGCGATCGCGTAGCCCTCGAAAACCTGGGCCGTGTAGAAGATAGTTTTCGGGAACCGAGGGTTTCCGCGGCACTGGATAATCAACCGGTGGTTGCTTTTTCGGTGCTCCGCAGTCCGGGGAGTACCGTGGTGGGGGTAGACCGAGGGATCCGGCAGGCGATCGCCGACCTACAGAGGACCCTACCGGAAGATTTACGTTTTGATTTGATTTTGACGCGTGCCACCGAAATTCAGGCCTCCTATGACGGAACCATTTCGGCTCTCTGGGCTGGTTGTATCCTGACGGTGATCACCGTTGGTTTTTTCCTTAAGGATTGGCGGGCCACGGTGATTACTGCCGCAGCACTCCCTTTGTCTATTGTGCCCACGTTCTTTGTGATGCGAGCCCTAGACTATACCCTTAACGGCATGACTCTCTTAGCACTGGCTTTGGCGATCGGAAATTTGGTTGATGATGCCATTTGTGTGATTGAAAACATTGATCAGCACTTGCAAATGGGAAAGAAGCCGTTCCAGGCAGCGGTAGATGGGGCCATGGAAATTGGCCTAGCGGTGGTAGCAACGACGGCAACCATTGTGGCAGTTTTTCTGCCTGTTGCGTTTATGGGGGGCGTACCGGGGCAATTCTTTCAGCCCTTTGGGGTGACGGTAGCGGTTTCAACAATGTTTTCGACCCTGGTCGCCACCACAATGACCCCGATGCTCAGTGCATATCTGTTGAAGTCAAAATTAGGGGCTTTTGAGGGCCAGTCACAACCGGGCCTTTACCGCAAGGCTTTGGGTTGGGCCCTTAAGCATCGTCTGACGACCCTCTTGGTAGCTCTGGCTTTCTTCATCGGCAGTTTACAGTTGCTCCCCTTCATCCCAACAGGATTATTTGCAGCGGCTGATTCAGGCATTAGTACCTTGGTCTTTGATCTCCCCCCTGGGGCGACCCTTGCTGATAGTGAACAAATCATGGCCCAAGTTAGCGATCGCCTCCGTGCTAACCCTGCGGTCTCTAGCGTTCTGGCCACTGCCGATACGGTAAATAGCGGCACGATCTACGTTAACCTTGTGCCCATGGAAGAGCGGATTTCCCAGGCGGAGTTCGAACAAACGATGCGTAGCGAATTGCAGCAAATTCCGGGGGCGCGCATTTCTTTCCAGAGTGCGGGGGGCACTGGCAGCTCAAAGGACCTCTCCATTGTTCTGAAGGGTGAAGATGCGCCACTCTTGTTAGAAACGGCAAACATTCTCGAACAACAGATGGCCAGCATCGGTGGTCTCGTGGATATTGCTTCTAGTGCGAGCCTAGTTAAACCAGAGCTTATCATTCAACCAGACCCCCAACGGGCAGCTGATTTGGGGGTTTCCGTTGCCGCAATTTCCCGTACCGCTTCCCTGGCGCTCATTGGAGACAACGACCTGAATTTGCCGAAGTTTAATTTAAGCGATCGCCAAATTCCGATCCGCGTCCAGCTAGATCCAAATCAGCGCGGTAATATCGAAACCCTCAAAAATCTCCAGGTGCCGAGTAATACTGGGGCCCTCGTTCCCCTCGCCGCCGTTGCCGAACTAAAGTTGGGGAGCGGTTCCGCCCAAATTGACCGCTTTAATCGGTTCCGCCAAGTAGAGGTGGGGGCGAACCTAGAGGGAGTGTCCCTAGGGGATGCCTTTGCCCAGGTGAATGCACTGCCAGTAATGAATCCTTTACCAGCGGGCATCACCATCGAGCCCTCGGGGGATGCAGAAATTATGCGCGATATTTTTAGCCGCTTCCTGACCGCTTTAGGGGCAGCAGTGCTCTGCATCTACGCAATTCTCGTCCTGCTCTACAACAATTTCCTCTATCCCTTCGGTATTCTCACCGCCTTGCCCCTGTCTATCGGTGGCGCCCTGCTGGGTCTAATGATCACCCAAAAGGAATTGGGACTGTTTGCCCTGATCGGCATTGTCCTACTGATGGGTCTGGTGACGAAAAATGCAATTCTGCTGGTGGACTTTACCCTGTCAGGGATGCAAGAAGGAAAAGCCCTCAAGCAATCGCTGATCGATGCTGGGATTTCCCGCCTACGACCCATCTTTATGACGTCCCTTTCCACCATCGCTGGGATGCTCCCCATTGCCCTGGAACTCGGCGCCGATGGAGCAACGCGAAGCCCGATGGCGATCGCCGTCATTGGTGGCTTTAGTACCTCAACAATTTTGACGTTGATCGTGGTCCCTGTGATTTTCACCTATATCTATCGTTTGGGACGTTGGCTCGTAAAACCCTTTCAAAATGCCCAATCCGTGACCCCCTAA
- a CDS encoding putative sulfite reductase: MTTTPPKTWKEVLGDRIAPQMAEEIDTFENQMALRCQDKLEEKVFAELRLRRGAYGQRYDNGFRNDGVKSKAISFPKAELTKGPDTKWQAPGMQRIKIPYGGMTAEQMDLLADICEEYSDNILHITTRQDIQLHFISLDNVPDMHRRLAAVGITVREACGNSVRNVTACPLAGVCHDEVFDVTGHAQELTDFFLGHRDIQDFGRKLKIAFSGCEDHPCGLTSMHDLGFIAATKEINGEIVKGFKVYVGGGLGSVPFLAKLFDDFVPLEEIFPLSQAIFRVFARLGEKKNRNKARIKFLVQKLGLEEFKRLVTEERAILEPDAGWTAWVDRLTTYEEKGKAAPVAADQTFNHGVEFSQWKTTNLYPQRQKGFYTVAVSLPLGDATSPQFRGLADIVRKYTNDTVRTTVEQNILIRWVHEADLPALYADLKAINLHSGGAHSIIDITACPGTDTCKLGIGSSRGLAGELQRRMAVKGWQYDQTVKDIRIKISGCFNSCSQHMVAEIGFYGSSRQVQRRRVPHFNLVLGGEWANNASTYGKSMGVLPSKRIPDVVEFLIDTFMQERLEHEKFTDFFNRIGRKEMKDRLQPFTEVPSYEEDPSFYSDWADTREFTLGDIGIGECAGEVVSLTDFSMADAESLHFDATVLLDNPQNGDVQVAADKAIAAMVSAAQALLKFQNIDISDDPDVVSAEFRKYFYDTELFFDPFAKGKFAQFFFSALKHKEKAASLEQAQRLVEESRLFIEAAHECNSRMIEAGITSPISFKQWLLTKGFANN, translated from the coding sequence ATGACCACGACACCCCCCAAAACTTGGAAAGAAGTCCTTGGCGATCGCATTGCGCCCCAGATGGCCGAAGAAATTGATACCTTTGAAAATCAAATGGCCCTGCGTTGCCAAGACAAACTCGAAGAAAAAGTCTTTGCCGAACTGCGTCTCCGCCGGGGAGCCTATGGTCAGCGTTATGATAATGGCTTCCGCAATGATGGAGTTAAATCCAAGGCGATTTCTTTCCCGAAAGCAGAGCTGACCAAAGGGCCAGATACTAAATGGCAGGCTCCGGGCATGCAACGGATCAAAATTCCCTATGGGGGGATGACCGCCGAACAAATGGATCTCCTCGCCGATATCTGCGAAGAATATTCCGATAACATCCTCCACATCACTACCCGTCAGGATATCCAGCTCCACTTCATTTCCCTGGATAACGTCCCTGATATGCACCGCCGTCTCGCTGCTGTGGGGATCACTGTCCGGGAAGCCTGTGGTAATTCAGTACGGAATGTCACCGCCTGCCCCCTCGCTGGGGTTTGCCATGATGAAGTCTTTGACGTCACCGGCCACGCCCAGGAGCTGACAGACTTTTTCCTCGGTCACCGGGATATCCAAGATTTTGGCCGCAAATTAAAAATTGCCTTTTCTGGCTGTGAAGACCATCCCTGCGGTCTCACTTCCATGCATGACCTGGGCTTCATTGCCGCTACCAAAGAAATCAATGGTGAAATCGTCAAGGGCTTTAAGGTCTATGTCGGCGGTGGCCTAGGTTCCGTCCCTTTCCTGGCCAAACTTTTTGATGATTTTGTGCCCCTAGAGGAAATTTTTCCCCTTTCCCAGGCGATCTTCCGGGTATTCGCCCGCCTTGGGGAAAAGAAAAACCGCAACAAAGCCCGGATTAAATTTCTGGTACAAAAGCTGGGCCTCGAAGAATTTAAGCGTCTCGTTACCGAAGAACGGGCCATCCTAGAGCCGGATGCTGGCTGGACCGCTTGGGTCGATCGCCTCACCACCTACGAAGAAAAAGGGAAGGCAGCTCCCGTTGCGGCGGACCAAACCTTTAATCACGGCGTAGAATTTTCCCAGTGGAAAACCACAAACCTCTATCCCCAACGGCAAAAGGGCTTCTACACTGTCGCTGTTTCCTTGCCGCTGGGAGATGCCACTTCGCCCCAGTTCCGGGGTTTGGCCGACATCGTCCGCAAATATACCAATGACACGGTGCGGACAACCGTTGAACAAAATATTCTGATTCGTTGGGTCCACGAAGCAGACTTGCCTGCCCTCTATGCAGATCTCAAGGCGATCAACCTCCACAGTGGCGGCGCCCACTCGATCATTGATATCACCGCTTGCCCAGGCACCGACACCTGCAAATTGGGGATCGGTAGCTCTCGTGGTCTGGCGGGTGAGTTACAGCGACGGATGGCCGTTAAAGGTTGGCAGTATGACCAAACTGTCAAAGATATACGGATTAAAATTAGTGGCTGTTTCAACTCCTGCTCGCAGCACATGGTGGCAGAAATTGGCTTCTATGGCTCCAGCCGTCAGGTACAGCGGCGCCGGGTGCCCCACTTTAACCTTGTGCTCGGTGGGGAATGGGCCAACAATGCTTCTACCTACGGAAAATCTATGGGGGTACTGCCCTCGAAGCGAATTCCTGATGTGGTGGAATTTTTGATTGATACCTTCATGCAAGAACGGCTAGAGCATGAAAAGTTCACAGACTTTTTCAACCGCATTGGCCGCAAGGAAATGAAAGACCGCCTCCAGCCCTTTACAGAAGTGCCCAGCTACGAAGAGGACCCATCTTTTTATTCTGATTGGGCCGATACCCGAGAGTTTACCCTCGGCGATATTGGCATCGGGGAATGTGCTGGGGAAGTAGTCAGCCTGACCGATTTCAGTATGGCCGATGCAGAAAGTCTCCACTTTGATGCCACGGTGCTACTGGACAACCCCCAAAATGGAGATGTTCAAGTGGCTGCAGATAAGGCGATCGCCGCCATGGTCAGCGCAGCCCAAGCCCTGCTGAAGTTCCAAAACATCGACATCAGTGACGACCCTGATGTGGTGAGTGCTGAATTCCGGAAATATTTTTACGACACGGAGCTGTTCTTTGATCCCTTTGCAAAGGGGAAATTTGCCCAGTTCTTTTTCTCTGCCCTCAAACATAAGGAAAAAGCAGCAAGTTTGGAGCAGGCCCAACGGCTTGTGGAGGAATCCCGCCTCTTTATTGAAGCAGCCCACGAGTGCAACAGTCGGATGATCGAAGCGGGGATCACCAGCCCGATCAGCTTTAAGCAATGGCTGCTGACCAAAGGATTTGCCAATAACTAA